A genome region from Prochlorococcus marinus CUG1417 includes the following:
- the ahcY gene encoding adenosylhomocysteinase, producing MVIANSVKTSTPNYVIADISLSDFGRKEIKIAETEMPGLMALRDKYQSEKPLKGAKIAGSLHMTIQTAVLIETLVDLGAEVKWASCNIFSTQDHAAAAIADQGISVYAKKGETLDEYWQYTHYILDWGSDSPNMILDDGGDATGLLILGSKAEKDLSVLDKPSNEEEIALFNSIKSKLKNDSDFYSRIKSNIIGVTEETTTGVARLYQLQKQNALPFPAINVNDSVTKSKFDNLYGCRESLVDSIKRATDVMIAGKVALVMGFGDVGKGSAQSLRGLGAIVKVAEVDPICALQAAMEGFSVVTLEDVVEDIDIFVTATGNYQVITNQNLVKMKDEAIVCNIGHFDNEIDVASLKDYPWENIKPQVDHITLPSGNKIILLAEGRLVNLGCATGHPSFVMSNSFTNQVLAQIELFNKSEKYAKKVYVLPKHLDEMVARLHLDKIGAKLTKLTKEQADYINVSVEGPYKPEFYRY from the coding sequence AGACCTCTACACCTAATTACGTAATTGCTGATATCTCTCTATCAGATTTTGGTCGTAAAGAAATTAAAATTGCTGAAACGGAAATGCCTGGCTTAATGGCACTTAGAGATAAATATCAATCTGAAAAACCATTAAAAGGTGCAAAAATAGCTGGAAGTCTTCATATGACTATTCAGACAGCAGTCTTAATAGAAACTCTTGTTGATCTTGGTGCAGAAGTTAAATGGGCTTCATGTAATATTTTTTCAACTCAAGATCATGCGGCTGCAGCTATAGCAGATCAAGGAATTTCTGTATACGCAAAAAAAGGTGAGACTCTTGATGAGTATTGGCAATATACCCACTATATCCTTGATTGGGGGTCAGATTCTCCAAATATGATTCTTGATGATGGGGGAGATGCAACTGGCCTGTTGATACTAGGTAGTAAAGCAGAAAAAGATTTATCTGTTCTAGATAAACCAAGTAATGAAGAAGAAATTGCTTTATTCAATTCTATTAAGTCCAAGTTGAAAAATGATAGTGACTTCTACTCTAGAATTAAGAGTAATATAATTGGTGTCACTGAAGAAACTACAACGGGAGTTGCAAGACTTTATCAACTGCAAAAGCAAAATGCTTTACCTTTTCCTGCTATTAACGTTAATGATTCAGTAACCAAGAGCAAATTTGATAATTTATATGGTTGCCGAGAATCCCTTGTTGACAGTATAAAGCGTGCCACTGATGTGATGATTGCTGGGAAGGTTGCGTTAGTGATGGGTTTTGGAGATGTTGGTAAAGGTTCAGCTCAGTCTCTAAGAGGACTTGGTGCAATTGTAAAAGTTGCTGAAGTTGATCCAATTTGTGCCCTCCAAGCTGCAATGGAAGGTTTTAGCGTTGTTACATTAGAAGATGTTGTAGAAGATATAGATATATTTGTTACCGCAACTGGGAACTATCAGGTAATAACAAATCAAAATCTTGTCAAGATGAAAGATGAGGCCATAGTCTGTAATATCGGCCATTTTGATAATGAAATTGATGTGGCCTCATTGAAAGATTATCCATGGGAAAATATTAAGCCGCAGGTTGATCATATAACTTTACCGAGTGGTAATAAAATAATCCTTTTAGCTGAAGGTAGATTAGTTAACTTAGGTTGTGCCACTGGACATCCGAGTTTTGTTATGAGTAATTCTTTTACTAATCAAGTACTAGCTCAAATTGAACTTTTCAATAAGTCTGAAAAATATGCTAAAAAGGTTTACGTTTTACCAAAACATTTAGACGAGATGGTAGCTAGATTACATCTTGATAAAATTGGTGCAAAATTAACAAAATTAACTAAGGAACAAGCTGATTATATTAATGTCTCTGTTGAAGGACCTTATAAACCAGAGTTTTATAGATATTAA